DNA sequence from the Candidatus Zixiibacteriota bacterium genome:
AGAGGTGTTTGGATCGCTGTAATCCCACTGCTGTTCGAGCAGGATGACATCTCCGGGCGACAGCGCGTCGATGGTGTAAAGTAACGCGCCGGGCACATTCCATTCGGGCGGACTGCCGTAATAGGTTCCACAGGTCTTGAGCGTAGCCTGATTACAGATACCTGTCGTACCCCAGGAATTGACATCAGCAACCAGCATACCGATCACCGCAGTGCCGTGGTCATCGGTTTCACCCGGCGGAAGCGCGATCGGGTTGGGATTGATCTGTGAACCCGGTCCTTTACTTATATCGCTATGATAGAGCGTCCAGCCATACTCGAGATCGCAGACTGTAACACCCTGACCTTTACCGCCGTTATGACCCCAGGCATACTCAGTATCCATACCGGTCGGTGTGGCCGTAGCCGGATCGAGATAAAACTGCGAATCAATATAATAGCCGGGCGACGGAAGCCGTACCGGACGAGGTACCGGGCGGGCCAGAATCACTTCCGGGAGTTGTTCCAGCTTACTGCTGATTTCCCAGACATCCGCATCGGATGATATCCTCAAGCGGTAGGTATTGTTCAGGTTGTAGAGGTCCCTGCCTGATCGAGACTCACCGATTTCTTCGAGCTGATCAATTTTCTCCTCCGGCAGATCGCAGATTCTTTTCCACTCCGCGAATGCGAGGCCGGAAAGGACATCCTCGAGACCATCCAGAGACCTGCCGGCTGCCATATCTGTGAGCTGACCGGAGCGAAGCCGTATTTGCGAACCCTTTTCAAACATCACCTCGATCAAGTCTCGTTCTGCCATGTACGGCCGCGAAACAGCCGGATTGCTGTTGGACGAATCGGCTAATATGTTTATTCCATTCGATACCAAAGCAAATATAACAATGCTTAGAATAGAGATAACCTGCTTGTTCATTAGTACCCCCAGGGATAAAAATTTATAAAATCGGTTTATGTAGCCATAATAACGACGCACGAACCTATTTCGATTTTACCCCTGTGAAGATGTAACTCTCAATTCTGTGGCTTGCAGATGATAGGAACTCTACTCTCATTTTACCGGATTGCGGTTTTTTGTCAAGCATTATTCCATAGATGGGGAGATTTGTCCTGTTTTTTGATAGCTGGAACAGAACCTGGCCGGTCGCTGTTTTAACAGGTATGGATTTTATAGTATTATGCTAAAGTATGCGGGGTAAGGCATTGATTACCAGCAAAGTAATACACCTGATCGTTTTCCTGGTTGCGATATCGGCAGGTTTGAACAATAGTCCAGTAAAGGCCGAAGCTGTTCGGGTCGGTCATGTCGAAGCGGAGCTTGTATCCGAGGTCGATGAGATCAGTCCGGGGCAGTCGATCTGGGTTGGACTGCACCTGAAGATGGATGATAAGTGGCATGTCTACTGGCGAAATCCGGGCGATGCCGGGCTTCCACCGAAGATAAACTGGGATCTTCCGGATGGTTTCGAAGCTGGCTCAATCACCTGGCCACACCCGGAACGTATTGAGGTTGAGCCGGTTACGAGTTTCGGCTACTATCGCGAGGTGCTTCTGCCGGTTCGCCTGACAGTCCCGGAATCGATACAAATCGATGATACCGTTGAGCTTAAAGCAAATCCTGAATGGCTGGTTTGCAAACAGGTATGTATACCCGGGGAAGCGGAGTTGAGCCTCAGGCTGCCTGTCAGCCAGGATCATCCGAGCTACAATACTGCCTGGTCGGATAAATTCAACCAGGTCAGAAATAATCTGCCGTTAAAAGAGCATGGCTGGAAGATCAGTGTTTCCGGTGATGAAACCGGCTTTTCAGTCGAACTGGTAAAACCACAGTGGTTTGAAGCCGATATCGGCCAGATTAACTTCTTTCCATATAAACAGGGAGTTGTCGATATTTCCTCAATACAGGAAATGACGACTAATGATTCCGGATACGTTCTGTTGATAGACCGCAACCCGAATCTTAAACAGATACCAGACAGCCTGTCTGGAGTCCTGGTATCGTCTTCCGGATGGCGGGGGCCGGATTCAGAGCAAGCGATCGAATTTGTACTGCCGGTTACGAGCGATCGTCCGGAGGCCGAAGCGCTGGCTTCAATAAATATATGGCAAGCGCTTCTGTTTGCCTTTATTGGCGGGATGATATTGAACCTGATGCCCTGCGTTTTGCCGGTACTGTCGATAAAGATTTTAGGTTTTGTCAATCAGGCCGGCGAGGAGCGCGGAAAGATCTTCGCCCATGGCCTCATTTTTACAGCCGGTGTGCTGCTGTCGTTTATCGCTCTGGCAGTAGTTTTGATTTTACTGCGCGCCGGAGGTCAGGAACTGGGCTGGGGATTTCAGCTCCAGTCGCCGGGATTTCTGGCCGGGCTGTCGATTTTCATGTTCCTGTTTGCCTTAAATCTACTGGGCGTATTTGAAATCGGCACCAGCCTGACCCGTCTCGATGCCGGGCAGTCCTCCGGATGGTCCGGCTCATTTCTGAACGGCGTGACCGCGACTGTGGTGGCGACACCCTGTACCGCGCCGTTTATGGGGTCGGCCCTGGGATTCTCGCTCTCGCAACCGGCCTGGGTGTCGCTATCGATCTTCCTCTTTCTGGGGCTCGGGATGGCGTTTCCCTACCTGATTCTGTCTGCTTTTCCGCGTTTTCTCAAGCTTTTGCCAAAACCGGGGCGCTGGATGGAATCACTTAAGCAATTTATGGGCTTTTTGCTTTTGGCTACCGTGATCTGGCTGGCATGGGTTTTGGGAGTGCAGGCGGGTGTGAATTCCGTTGCGGTTTTGATGATCGCGTTGCTTGTATCAGCCCTGGGTGGCTGGATCTATGGGCGCTGGGGAGGACAGGTCAGTTCTTCTTCGGCACGAACTGTCGCGACACTTTTGGCAATCGTTTTGATCCTCGGGAGTTTCGGGTTTTCCGTGAGCGGAGTTGGATTGATGGCGGTCGACGAAGGGATCAGTTATCAGTTTTCCGGTGATGGTCTCGACTGGTTAAAATTCGACCCGGATCATGTAGCTGAACTAATCGAATCCGGCCAGCCGGTTTTTATCGATTTCACTGCCGCATGGTGCCTGAGTTGCCAGGTCAATGAAAAAGTAGCGTTCGGCTCCGAGGAAGTTCGTCAAAGGATCGCCGACCTGGGAGTGACCACATTTAAGGCAGACTGGACCAGGCGCGATGACACAATTACACGAGCGCTGGCGGAGTACGGGCGTAACAGCGTGCCCCTGTATGTTCTTCACACCAATGATGGCGAGGAAATCATATTGCCGGAAATCATCACGCCTGAGATAGTTCTCGATGCCTTGAATAAAATCGACAGTTGATCGAATCAGACGATCAGCAAATTCCATAGTAAAAGGAGTAGAAAGTGAAAGCACTTAAAATTTACGCAGTTTTGTTCAGCCTGGTATTTATCGTTGTCGCCTGTGAATCGGGAGGTGATCAGGCGCAGACCGAATCCTCCGCAGAAGCCCGGATGAGCTCAGCGGATAAGGAAACTCATTCCGGCACTGCCACTGTTAGCGAACCCGCACCCGATTTTACGCTGACTTCAACTGCCGGTAAGACGCACAGCCTGTCAGATTTTTCCGGTAAGTATGTCATCCTGGAGTGGATAAATTTCGATTGTCCATTTGTTAAGAAGCATTACCGCTCAGGTAATATGCAGGAGATTCAGAAGAAGTATCGTGAAGAAGGCGCGGTCTGGCTGACAATCTGTTCATCGGCTCCGGGAAAGCAGGGTTATTTCGAAGGTCAGGCTCTGGATGATCGAATCGAAAAAGAGAACTGGATGGGCGATGCCTACCTGCTCGATTCGGATGGGAAGGTCGGTAAGATGTATGCCGCCAAAACCACGCCGCATATGTATATAATCGATCCTGACGGGGTTCTGCTCTATGCCGGCGCGATCGACGACACCCCCTCGACCAAGCAGGAGGATATCCCTAAATCGATCAATTACGTGGTAGAGGCGATGACTGCATCCATGGCCGGCGAAGAGGTCGATCCCAGCTACACCAAAGCCTATGGTTGTTCGGTGAAGTATTAAGTTGATCAGACTGACCGATAAGCCAGTAAACTTACAACGGATTAATCAGTTTTGAAAATAAGAGCGGGCAGGTTCTGAGATGAACCTGCCCGTTTGATATATTATCATGCGCTCGCGGTCGGGGAAAGAATCTCATCCAGGTCTTCTTCTACCGTTGTTACACCCCGCAGACCGAATTTGTCGCTCAATATCGCGAGTACATCGGGACTGACAAAGGCCGGCAGGCTGGGGCCCAGGCGGATATTCTCAATACCCAAATAGAGAAGTGTAAGCAGGATACAGACTGCCTTCTGCTCATACCAGCTGAGTACGAGAGTCAATGGCAGATCGTTTACATCGCAATTAAAAGCATCCGCCAGTGACTGCGCGATCTTGATTGCCGAGTAGGCGTCATTGCACTGACCGACATCCAGCATCCGGGGAAGATCGCCGATCTGGCCGAAATCGAGCTTATTGAACCGGTACTTTCCGCAGGCCAGGGTCATAATCAGGCAGTCTTCTGGTACCGCCTGAGCCATCTCGGTAAAATAGTTGCGACCGCTTTTAGCGCCGTCACATCCGCCAATCAGAAAGAAATGCCGGATTTGCTGATCCTTGACTGCCTTGACGATATCGCCGGCCACCGATGATACCGCGTTGTGGCCGAAACCGGTCATAGTAAACGCCGGTTCATCATCTTCGTTAAACCCGGGAGAATTCTGGGCAGACTCGATCACTTCCGAGAAATCATAGCCGTCGATATGTCGTACGCCGGGCCACTCTACCAGCCCGCTGGTGTAAATCCGGTCCTTGTAGCTGTCACGGGGTTCCTGTATACAGTTAGTTGTCATCAGGATCGGTCCCGGGAAAGCGTCGAACTCCCGTTTCTGCTTCTGCCAGGCACCGCCGTAATTGCCGACCAGGTGTTCGTATTTTTGCAACTCGGGATAACCATGGCAGGGAAGCATTTCACCGTGGGTATAGATATTAATACCGGTTCCCTCGGTCTGCTTGAGCAGTTCGGCCAGATCCTTGAGATCGTGACCTGAGACCAGTATCGCTTTGCCCGCAACAGGAGTGGTGCGCACTTTGGTCGGCCTGGGATGCCCGTAAGCTCCCGTATTGGCCTGGTCCAGAAGCTCCATGACACGGTAGTTGACTTTCCCGACATCCAGAGCCATAGTCGTCAGTTGCTCAGGATCGGCAGGTTTTTCGGCCAGAAACCCCAGCGCTTGCTCGAAAAATGCATAGATATCGTCATCTTCCTGCCCCAGTATATAGGCGTGATGAGCGTAGGCGGCACTGCCCTTGAGACCGTACATGATCAATTCCTGTAATCCTGCGACATCGTGGCCGTAAGCCTGCAGGCGGATTTCGGGAGTCAGGTTCTGGCCGGTTTCGATCAATGATTTGAGATCGTCAGGCAGGGGTTTGACTTCGAAAGGAATATCCTCGTTGAGCTTATCCGCGTGGTCGCTGAGGAGTTCGCGATGTTGGGCCAGAGCCTGCGCGAGGTATTCCTCGCCTGTTTTGATCATACGGGCGATGTTTTCCGGGTCAAAATTGACATTGGTTACAGTGGTGAAGAGCGCTTCCATAATGAAGCGGTCGATGTCACGGCTTACCTTCCCGGCTTTCCGGGATTCTGAGGCGAACCATCCGAGTTTCTTGCTGGTATCCACAAGCAGGTCTTGCAGTTTGGCGGTTTCGGGACTTTTACCGCAGACGCCGCGCTTGGTGCATCCGCTTCCACCGGCGGTCTGTTCGCATTGAAAACAAAACATACTCATCTTATGATCACTCCTTTGCATTTGTCGTTTTTCTAATTTATTGCAGTTCCGCAATCTCTTTCTGTCTTGTTGAACCGGAATAAAACAGGTTTGGATGATATAACTTTTGACCCAGGTCAAATTTGATAAATTTTCTCGGGATTTTTTTGCTGACAATTGCGGTTTCTGATAATATCGTATCGCAAATAGATGTTGACTAATTTTAAGATGTTAGTATATTGGTAGTGCGTGATTTAGTGCTATAAGTGAATACTTCTGTTTCGGCATCTATCCGCCCGAAACTAATTTGTGATTAAAAGTTAGATCTGACGCGTAAGATGTCGTGACGAATACCCGACGGGAGAAGTCATGGGCCGTAGTCTGAGACTTGATACCCTCGAACCTTATCATTCATATCCTCACTTTTTTGACGCGCTCGGGAAATTTCTGATGACGGTTCTGATTCAGAGCCAGTTAATTTCCAAGGACGTTGTCGCCCTGCAGGATTAAACCGATACTCTCAGTCTTTTTCCTTAATTAAAACTATAAATCGACAGCAGGAGTTGTATGACATGAATACAAGCGTTAAGATAATCCCCAAAACAACCGCTTTGGCGATTTTGGTCTTCGTCTTTATGAGCACGCTTTTTATTTCCGGTTCAGCCAATGCGCAGTTGAGCCGGTCCCAACTGGATCAACTGCAAAAGCGCGCGCAAGCCGAAGACTGGACATTCGAGATAAGCGAAAACCCGGCCACACAGCAGTCGCTGGATAACTTGTGTGGTTTGAAAGAGCCGGAGAACTGGCGTGAAAATGCCAGTTTTGATCCCTGTACTCCTAAACGTGAGCTTCCGGAGTATTTCGACTGGAGAGATTCCGGTTATTGCACTCCGATCCGTAACCAATCAAGTTGTGGAAGCTGTTGGGCTTTCGGATCTGTCGGACCGCTGGAAAGCAATATACTTCGTGTCGACGGTTTGGAGGTCGACCTCTCCGAGCAGTGGCTGGTGAGCTGTAACAGCGAAGGCTGGGGTTGTGACGGTGGATGGTTCGCCCATGACTACCATCAGTTCAAGACCGATCCCTGTGGTGGAACCGGGGCGGTCTACGAGAGCGATTTCCCGTACACCGCAACCGATGAGGCCTGCAACTGTCCCTACGAGCATCATTTCACAATAGATTCGTGGTCGTATATCGGAGGCAGTTCAACAGTTCCCGCGCCCGACGCGATCAAGCAGGCGATACTCGATCACGGCCCGGTTTCGGTGGCGGTGATCGTGACTTCGGCAATGCAGGGTTACAGTGGCGGTGTTTTCAACGCTCCCGCGACCGGAAGTGTCAATCATGCGGTTGTGCTGGTTGGCTGGGATGACAGTCAGGGGACCAACGGTGTCTGGTTTATGCGCAACTCCTGGGGGACCGGCTGGGGCGAAGATGGCTATATGCGGATCGAATACGGTGTGGCTGATATCGGCTATGGTGCCTGCTACGTCGAATATTCCGGTGTGGATAAGCTGGCAATAGAATATGTCAGTGAGCCCCCGGAATTTGTAATGCCGGGAGAACAGCACAGTTTCCAGGTCTCGGTCGAGGGCATTTACGGCGGTCAGCCTATGTCACAGAGCGGGACGTTGCATTATTCGATCAACGGCGAAGCGTATCAAACGTCTGCGATGACCGAGATCGAAACGAACCTCTACGAAGCGAAACTGCCCGCGCTTGAATGTTATGATTTCATCGATTTCTATGTCTCCGCGGTCGAGGCGTCAGGTGACACTATTTACAGCCCGGTTGGAATGAATCCCTACAGCGCGGTAGCCACTACGGAAGTGGTCGATGTCTTCTCCGATGATTTCGAGACGGACCAGGGCTGGGTGGTGACCGGCAACGCTGTCGATGGACAGTGGAATCGCGGCATCCCGGTCAATTATGGTCGTGGCGATCCGGTCAGCGATTACGATGGTTCCGGCCAGTGTTACCTGACCGACAATTACGCCGGTAATTCCGATGTCGATGATGGAAGTACAATTTTGACTTCACCGATTTTCGACCTGAGCGAGAGTGAAGCAATTATCAAATACGCTCGCTGGTATTCCAACAGTTACGGGGCCGATCCCTATAATGACCAGATGCAGGTCTATGTCTCCAACGACGCCGGCCAGAACTGGGTGCTGGTGGAAAATATCGGACCGGTGGAACAGTCCTCCGGCGGATGGTATACCAATACCTTCTGGGTCTCCGACCTGGTGACACCGAGTTCTCTGATGCAACTGCGCTTCAACGCTTCCGACCTGAGTTCCGGTTCGGTTGTGGAGGCGGCGGTTGACGCGGTCGAGGTCAAAACCCTGCTGTGCGGTCCGCAGTATGTCTGTGGTGATGTCAACGCCGATGAAATCGTTGATGTCTCGGACGCTGTCTATATCGTTAACTTCGCCTTTGCCGGCGGTCCGGCTCCGGACCCGATCGAAGCTGGCGATGTTACCTGCGATCTGACGGTCGATGTCTCCGACGCTGTCTTTATCATTAATTTCGCTTTCTCGTCAGGTTTCATGCCCTGCGATACCGATGGTGACGGTGAACCGGATTGTTGATTCTGTTCGCTTGAATTGTTGCCTCGAATAAACCGAACCCGCCTGTACGCAAAACAGGCGGGTTTTTTTTGAATAGTTTCAACATATCTGCATCGAGATTAATTGCCATATTATGGTGCGTAAAATGTCTACGTATTCCTTATGCGATTTACTCGTATTGTGTTAACACCTGCAATTCTTTAAAGTTAGAAGCAAGTCAATGTTTGAAATGTCGTTTTTGTTAATCTGTGAGAGTATTTATTAAGCAGGAATTGCAAATATTGGAAAAGCCCTCGGAGGTGCTTTTCAATGAATGATTATAAGTATATCCGCTGGTTTGAAGATCTCGGTTCCGAAGAAGTTGATATCGTCGGTGGCAAAAATGCTTCATTGGGAGAGATGATTAGTGCTCTCCGGGAAGAGAGCATTTTAGTTCCGGCGGGATTTGCGACGACCTCCGAAGCCTATCACGACTATATTCGTGAAAATGATATCAAGGATAAACTCTCGGAAAAACTGGGTAAGCTCAAAAAAGACATGAGCAACCTGGGCAAGATCGGCAAATCAATTCGTCGCTTGTTTTTAAAAGGTGAATTCAGTGATGAAGCATCCGGGGAAATCCGCAGTGCATACGCAGAGCTTTCCCGTCGCAACGATCGCGAGGAGGTCGGGGTAGCTGTCAGAAGCAGTGCCACAGCTGAGGATCTGCCCGATGCCAGTTTTGCCGGTCAACAGGAGACGTTTTTGAATATCTCTGGCGAAGATGATGTTCTGGATGCGTGCAAAAGGTGTTATGCTTCGCTGTTTACCAATCGGGCGATCAGTTACCGAATCGAACGCGGGTTTGATCATTTGGATGTAGCCCTTTCAATCGGAATACAGAAGATGGTGCGTGCCGATAAAGCCGGTTCAGGTGTTATGTTTTCTATCGATACCGAATCCGGTTTCGAAAAAGTGGTCGTCATCGATGCCGCCTGGGGACTGGGTGAAAATGTCGTCCAGGGAGCTGTCAATCCGGATGAGTACCAGGTCTTCAAGCCTCTTTTGAATAAGGATAATTTCAAACCAATCATCGACAAGACTCTTGGAGACAAGTCCAAAAAAATGGTATACGCCCGCAACGGTTCGGTTAATACCCGTAATGTGGATACATCCAAAAAGGAAAGAAACAGCTATGTGCTCAACGATGATGAGATTATCAGGCTGGCGCGCTGGGCTGTGAAAATAGAAGATCATTACGGCAGGCCGATGGACATGGAGTGGGCCAAGGATGGTCAGGATAATGAATTATATATTGTCCAGGCACGACCTGAAACTGTTCAATCTCAAAAAGAAGGTTTATCAATCAAGTCATTCGAGCTCAAAGAAGAGGGCGAGAAAATACTTTCCGGCCTCAGTATTGGAGAGGCGATCGCTTCCGGCAAAGCTCAGATCATCAAGGATGCCAATGATATCGATGATTTTAATAACGGTTCTATCCTGGTTACCGGCATGACAGATCCGGACTGGGTGCCGATTATGAAGAAATCGGCTGGAATCGTTACCGACTATGGCGGACGAACTTCGCACGCCGCAATTGTCAGCCGCGAACTCGGAATACCGGCTATCGTTGGAACCGCTGAGGCTACAGAGGCAATCGCGGACGGCCAGGAGATTACAATAGATTGTACTTCAAGTGACGAGGGGATTGTGTATGACGGGAGTTTGGATTTCGAGGAATCTGAAATGGATCTCAAAAAAGTACCTGAAACCAAAACCGAGATAAAAATGAATATTGCCAGTCCCGGCGCGGCTTTCAGGTGGTGGCGTTTACCAGCCAGAGGGATCGGTTTGGCCAGGATGGAATTCATTATAAATAATTCGATAAAAATCCATCCCCGGGCACTTTTAGAGTACGACAACCTTGAAGATAAGCAGGTTAAAAAAAGTATTCGCAGGCTAACTCGTGGCTACGCTAACAAGGAAGACTACTTCATTATCAATCTGTCACAGGGAATCGCCCGGATCGCCGCTTCTCAGCATCCTTACCAGGTGCTGGTTCGTATGAGCGATTTCAAGTCAAACGAGTATGCCGATCTTATCGGAGGTGGCCCATTCGAACCCTCAGAAGAAAATCCAATGCTCGGATTCAGGGGCGCCTCACGGTATTATAACGATAAATTCAGGGGAGCTTTCTCGCTTGAATGCAGGGCGATCAGGAAAGTTCGCGATGAACTGGGCCTTTCCAATGTCGCTATCATGATACCGTTTTGCCGTACACTCGCAGAAGCCGATCGAATTCTTGAAATACTGGCCGAAAACGACCTGGAACGTGGCCGGAACGGTTTGCAGGTTTATGTCATGTGTGAGATTCCTTCCAATGTTATACTGGGCAGGGAATTCGCACAGCGCTTTGACGGTTTTTCGATTGGCACCAATGACCTGACCCAGCTCGTGCTCGGAATAGATCGTGACTCTGAGATTTTGAGTGGCCTCTTCGATGAACGAAATGAAGCTGTCAAACGCATGATATCTGATTTGATTGTAAAAGCCCATGAAGAAAACTGTGAGGTCGGGATCTGTGGCCAGGCGCCCAGCGATCATCCCGACTTTGCTGAGTTTCTGGTCCGATCGGGTATCGATTCAATCTCACTGAATCCTGACCGTGTACTGGATGTTATCCATAAAGTTGCAAAAGTGGAAGCAGAGATGGGCACAGATAAACAAAAAATAAAACAGCAACCCGGTGCGACTGTTGAATCATAAAAACATTGTTGTTCATTATAAATTGAAAGGAGTATTAAGATGTCTGTCGTAAAAGTAATTGAAATCCTGGCTCAATCCCCGGATGGATGGGAGGCCGCGGCACAGGAAGCGGTCAGCGAAGCATCCAAATCTGTCAAAAATATACAACATGTCTATGTCAAAGATTTCCAGGCTATTGTTGAGGAGGATAAGATAAAAATGTACCGCCTCAACGCCAAAATTTCCTTCTTGGTGGGAGAACAATAACCCCGCACCTCACTACTCTACCTGTATCTCAAGGCCCGGGGGACATCTTGGCCAAGATGTCCCCCAACTTTTTAAAGATACTAAGACTTATTCATCTGTTCAGATAAAAAGAATTGTGAGGTGTTGTTCTTGGAGTCTCAAACAGATCCGAAAGCAAAAAATACAGGTCGTGTGGTCGCTGTCGACGGCAGTGTAATCGACGCGGTCTTCGAGGAAAAGCTTCCAGCCCTTTACAACCTGCTAAAGATCGAAGCCGAGGAGAATATCTATGTCGAAGTGATCAGCCTTGTGAATTCGCACACTGTTCGGGGAATCGCGCTCACTCCTTTGCAGGGTCTCGAAAGGGACACTGAAATAATCGACAGCGGTTCGCCAATTAAAGTACCTGTCGGTAAAAAGCTGCTGGGTCGGGTTTTCGATGTCTTTGGCAATCCGATCGATAAAAAGGATCCCCCTGAGATAGAAGAACGACGTTCGATTCACGTCCGCCCGATAGCATTGACCGAACGGGAGACCTCGACTGAAATCTTCAAAACCGGTATCAAGGCGATCGATATCCTGGCCCCCCTCCAGAAGGGAAGCAAGGCCGGGCTGTTCGGCGGCGCCGGAGTCGGCAAGACCGTACTGATTATGGAAATGATCCACAATATGGTCGGTAAATACGAAGGTGTCAGTGTCTTCTGCGGCATCGGCGAAAGGGTGCGTGAAGCTGAAGAATTATATCGCGAGATTCGCGAAAGCGGTGTTCTGGAGAATTCGCTTTTGATCTACGGCCAGATGAACGAACAGCCGGGAGCGAGGTTTCGAGTCGGTCACAGCGCCCTGACGATGGCTGAATACTTCCGCGACGACGCCAACCAGGATGTTCTGCTTTTAATCGATAACATCTTTCGTTTTATCCAGGCCGGAGCCGAGGTTTCCGGTTTGATGGGCCGGCTTCCCTCACGGGTCGGCTATCAGCCCACAATGGGTACCGAGCTGGCTGAACTCCAGGAGCGAATCTGCAGTACTCGTAAGGCCGCCATCACCTCGATTCAGGCGATCTATGTTCCAGCGGATGATTTCACCGATCCAGCCGCGGTTCATGCTTTCAATCATCTCTCGTCTTCGATCGTGCTCTCGCGCAAACGTGCCAGCCAGGGGCTTTATCCGGCTATTGATCCTTTGCGTTCTTACTCCAAGCTGTTAGTGCCCCACGTGGTGGGAGAGAAGCACTATTCGATTGCCCAGGAAGTTAGAAAGACGTTGTCGGAGTATGAGGAACTCAAGGATATCATTGCAATGCTGGGGATGGAGGAACTCTCCCAGGAAGATCAGCGCACCGTTCATCGGGCACGCAAGCTGGAACGCTTTCTGACACAGCCCTTTTTCGTGACCGAGCAATTTACAGACAAAAAAGGCAAGATGGTCGATCTCGAAGACGCTCTCGAGGGTTGCCGGCGGATTCTGGATGATGAATTCGAGGAATTCAGCGAAGGTGACTTTTATATGGTCGGTTCACTCGACGATCTCAAGTCCAGAAAACAGACTTCAAAATCTAAACAATCTGAAACAGAAGAGGAAGCTTGAAATGAGGCTTAAAGTTTTAGTGCCGCATAAGGTTTTCTTCAATACTGAAGTTGACAACGTCAGTGCCGAGGGGATGGAAGGTTCATTCAGCCTGAGGCCGAATCATATCGACTATGTCTCCGCGCTTACTGCCGGAATTTTGACATATAAAATAGATAATGAAGACAGGTATATGGCACACGACGAGGGAATCCTGGTCAAAAATGGCGATCAGGTTATGATATCCACTTATAAAGCGATTAAAGACCGGCCACTGGGTGAACTCCAGAAAGCAATTGAAAAGGAGATAAAAGAGTTAAGCGACCAGGAAAAAAAGGCGCGTTCTTCGCTGGCGATGCTGGAAGGCAGTATCATCCGCAAATACACCGAACAGACTCACATGGAATGATGAATTTGACCTATGGAAGATAAATTCGGCAAAAAAATCGGAGAAAAGGAACAGCGTAAACTTAAAGCCAAACGCGATAAAAACAGATCCGGCCTGTGGTTCGGGTTGGGGATGTTCGGGTTGGTCGGATGGTCGGTGGCGATACCGACATTGATCTGCTTGGCGATCGGTATCTGGCTCGATTCAAAGAATCCGGGAAGTATCTCCTGGACATTGACATTTCTGGTGGTCGGAGTAATTCTCGGTTCACTCAACGCCTGGTACTGGGTCAAACGGGAGAGCAGTCGTGAATAACGCATCACATT
Encoded proteins:
- the ppsA gene encoding phosphoenolpyruvate synthase translates to MNDYKYIRWFEDLGSEEVDIVGGKNASLGEMISALREESILVPAGFATTSEAYHDYIRENDIKDKLSEKLGKLKKDMSNLGKIGKSIRRLFLKGEFSDEASGEIRSAYAELSRRNDREEVGVAVRSSATAEDLPDASFAGQQETFLNISGEDDVLDACKRCYASLFTNRAISYRIERGFDHLDVALSIGIQKMVRADKAGSGVMFSIDTESGFEKVVVIDAAWGLGENVVQGAVNPDEYQVFKPLLNKDNFKPIIDKTLGDKSKKMVYARNGSVNTRNVDTSKKERNSYVLNDDEIIRLARWAVKIEDHYGRPMDMEWAKDGQDNELYIVQARPETVQSQKEGLSIKSFELKEEGEKILSGLSIGEAIASGKAQIIKDANDIDDFNNGSILVTGMTDPDWVPIMKKSAGIVTDYGGRTSHAAIVSRELGIPAIVGTAEATEAIADGQEITIDCTSSDEGIVYDGSLDFEESEMDLKKVPETKTEIKMNIASPGAAFRWWRLPARGIGLARMEFIINNSIKIHPRALLEYDNLEDKQVKKSIRRLTRGYANKEDYFIINLSQGIARIAASQHPYQVLVRMSDFKSNEYADLIGGGPFEPSEENPMLGFRGASRYYNDKFRGAFSLECRAIRKVRDELGLSNVAIMIPFCRTLAEADRILEILAENDLERGRNGLQVYVMCEIPSNVILGREFAQRFDGFSIGTNDLTQLVLGIDRDSEILSGLFDERNEAVKRMISDLIVKAHEENCEVGICGQAPSDHPDFAEFLVRSGIDSISLNPDRVLDVIHKVAKVEAEMGTDKQKIKQQPGATVES
- the hcp gene encoding hydroxylamine reductase translates to MFCFQCEQTAGGSGCTKRGVCGKSPETAKLQDLLVDTSKKLGWFASESRKAGKVSRDIDRFIMEALFTTVTNVNFDPENIARMIKTGEEYLAQALAQHRELLSDHADKLNEDIPFEVKPLPDDLKSLIETGQNLTPEIRLQAYGHDVAGLQELIMYGLKGSAAYAHHAYILGQEDDDIYAFFEQALGFLAEKPADPEQLTTMALDVGKVNYRVMELLDQANTGAYGHPRPTKVRTTPVAGKAILVSGHDLKDLAELLKQTEGTGINIYTHGEMLPCHGYPELQKYEHLVGNYGGAWQKQKREFDAFPGPILMTTNCIQEPRDSYKDRIYTSGLVEWPGVRHIDGYDFSEVIESAQNSPGFNEDDEPAFTMTGFGHNAVSSVAGDIVKAVKDQQIRHFFLIGGCDGAKSGRNYFTEMAQAVPEDCLIMTLACGKYRFNKLDFGQIGDLPRMLDVGQCNDAYSAIKIAQSLADAFNCDVNDLPLTLVLSWYEQKAVCILLTLLYLGIENIRLGPSLPAFVSPDVLAILSDKFGLRGVTTVEEDLDEILSPTASA
- a CDS encoding thiol:disulfide interchange protein; protein product: MRGKALITSKVIHLIVFLVAISAGLNNSPVKAEAVRVGHVEAELVSEVDEISPGQSIWVGLHLKMDDKWHVYWRNPGDAGLPPKINWDLPDGFEAGSITWPHPERIEVEPVTSFGYYREVLLPVRLTVPESIQIDDTVELKANPEWLVCKQVCIPGEAELSLRLPVSQDHPSYNTAWSDKFNQVRNNLPLKEHGWKISVSGDETGFSVELVKPQWFEADIGQINFFPYKQGVVDISSIQEMTTNDSGYVLLIDRNPNLKQIPDSLSGVLVSSSGWRGPDSEQAIEFVLPVTSDRPEAEALASINIWQALLFAFIGGMILNLMPCVLPVLSIKILGFVNQAGEERGKIFAHGLIFTAGVLLSFIALAVVLILLRAGGQELGWGFQLQSPGFLAGLSIFMFLFALNLLGVFEIGTSLTRLDAGQSSGWSGSFLNGVTATVVATPCTAPFMGSALGFSLSQPAWVSLSIFLFLGLGMAFPYLILSAFPRFLKLLPKPGRWMESLKQFMGFLLLATVIWLAWVLGVQAGVNSVAVLMIALLVSALGGWIYGRWGGQVSSSSARTVATLLAIVLILGSFGFSVSGVGLMAVDEGISYQFSGDGLDWLKFDPDHVAELIESGQPVFIDFTAAWCLSCQVNEKVAFGSEEVRQRIADLGVTTFKADWTRRDDTITRALAEYGRNSVPLYVLHTNDGEEIILPEIITPEIVLDALNKIDS
- a CDS encoding redoxin domain-containing protein, whose translation is MSSADKETHSGTATVSEPAPDFTLTSTAGKTHSLSDFSGKYVILEWINFDCPFVKKHYRSGNMQEIQKKYREEGAVWLTICSSAPGKQGYFEGQALDDRIEKENWMGDAYLLDSDGKVGKMYAAKTTPHMYIIDPDGVLLYAGAIDDTPSTKQEDIPKSINYVVEAMTASMAGEEVDPSYTKAYGCSVKY